A single window of Agromyces aureus DNA harbors:
- a CDS encoding siderophore-interacting protein, with translation MLTSVVEAPRRRDRPAYRNFAVTVARVERLTPTFVNVTFTGDDLADFGTAGLDQRVKVVLPLASNGFASFPDGLDWYTTWRELPGEQRNPFRTYTVRAVRPEQLEVDIVFACHGDVGPASTWAGRAEPGDEIVLIGPDEFGAGRTAGIDWRPGEVDTLLLAGDETATPAICAILESLPADASGAAFLEVPESGDRLEVRAPAGVEVRWLARDGAAGAVEAHTSAEHGSLLAPAVRDWVVRHLADLGVTRAGTDESAAALAAAERDDLPDTPLWDVPDGHSLDGACYAWLAGEASVITGLRRFLVREAGLDRRQVAFMGYWRRGRAELE, from the coding sequence ATGCTTACCTCAGTCGTCGAAGCTCCTCGTCGTCGCGACCGACCCGCGTACCGCAACTTCGCGGTGACCGTCGCGCGCGTCGAGCGCCTGACGCCGACCTTCGTGAACGTCACGTTCACGGGCGACGACCTGGCCGACTTCGGCACGGCCGGCCTCGACCAGCGCGTCAAGGTCGTGCTGCCGCTCGCGTCGAACGGGTTCGCCTCGTTCCCCGACGGCCTGGACTGGTACACCACATGGCGCGAACTGCCCGGCGAGCAGCGCAATCCGTTCCGCACGTACACCGTGCGCGCCGTGCGACCCGAGCAGCTCGAGGTCGACATCGTCTTCGCCTGCCACGGCGACGTCGGACCGGCCTCGACCTGGGCCGGACGTGCGGAGCCCGGCGACGAGATCGTGCTCATCGGCCCCGACGAGTTCGGCGCCGGCCGCACGGCCGGAATCGACTGGCGGCCGGGCGAGGTCGACACCCTGCTGCTGGCCGGCGACGAGACCGCGACCCCCGCGATCTGCGCGATCCTCGAGTCGCTGCCCGCCGACGCCTCAGGGGCGGCGTTCCTCGAAGTTCCCGAGTCGGGCGACCGGCTCGAGGTGCGTGCCCCCGCTGGCGTCGAGGTGCGCTGGCTCGCGCGCGACGGAGCCGCGGGTGCCGTCGAGGCCCACACCTCCGCCGAGCACGGCTCGCTGCTCGCACCCGCCGTGCGCGACTGGGTCGTGCGCCACCTCGCCGATCTCGGCGTCACGCGGGCGGGCACCGACGAGTCGGCCGCCGCGCTCGCCGCCGCCGAACGCGACGACCTCCCCGACACGCCCCTGTGGGACGTGCCGGACGGGCACAGCCTCGACGGCGCCTGCTACGCGTGGCTCGCGGGCGAGGCCTCCGTCATCACGGGCCTCCGCCGGTTCCTCGTGCGCGAGGCCGGGCTCGACCGCCGCCAGGTCGCGTTCATGGGCTACTGGCGCCGCGGGCGCGCCGAACTCGAGTGA
- a CDS encoding iron-siderophore ABC transporter substrate-binding protein, whose product MRLRRPLIAVAGLAAAALALTACASGTPEESTSASDSAVGTGFPITIEHAFGETVIEAAPERVATWGWGSTEAAISVGVYPVAVAEQSWTVGEGNLLPWVEEAYDAAGVEHPVVINDDEGGATIPYEEFIEAAPDLIVAPYSGLTEEQYDTLSDIAPVVAYPEAPWTTPWDDTISITATALGREAEGEAVLDEIDGYLADEAAKHPEFAGKTFAGIWDGDGLVYVYTGADPRIAILTELGLEVAPSVAELDTSDGGFFYELSYEQLDKLDADFIVNYSNSKEEAEALLTKPETQAIPAVAAGKVAQVYDPVTVSSVSPPTALSFKWEGGMPTLIDSIAGVLAE is encoded by the coding sequence GTGCGTCTTCGACGTCCGCTCATCGCCGTGGCCGGCCTCGCCGCCGCGGCCCTGGCCCTGACCGCCTGCGCCTCCGGTACGCCCGAGGAGTCCACCTCGGCCTCCGACTCGGCCGTCGGCACCGGCTTCCCGATCACGATCGAGCATGCGTTCGGCGAGACCGTCATCGAGGCCGCACCCGAGCGCGTCGCCACCTGGGGCTGGGGTTCCACCGAGGCCGCGATCTCCGTCGGCGTGTACCCGGTTGCGGTCGCCGAGCAGAGCTGGACCGTCGGCGAGGGCAACCTGCTGCCGTGGGTCGAAGAAGCCTACGACGCCGCGGGCGTCGAGCACCCCGTCGTCATCAACGACGACGAGGGCGGCGCGACCATCCCCTACGAGGAGTTCATCGAGGCGGCGCCCGACCTCATCGTCGCACCGTACTCGGGCCTCACCGAGGAGCAGTACGACACGCTCAGCGACATCGCGCCCGTCGTCGCCTACCCCGAGGCCCCCTGGACCACGCCGTGGGACGACACCATCTCGATCACCGCGACCGCGCTCGGCCGCGAGGCCGAGGGCGAGGCCGTGCTCGACGAGATCGACGGCTACCTGGCCGACGAGGCCGCGAAGCACCCCGAGTTCGCGGGCAAGACCTTCGCCGGCATCTGGGACGGCGACGGACTCGTCTACGTCTACACCGGGGCCGACCCGCGCATCGCGATCCTCACCGAGCTCGGCCTCGAAGTGGCCCCGAGCGTCGCCGAACTCGACACGAGCGACGGCGGCTTCTTCTACGAGCTGAGCTACGAGCAGCTCGACAAGCTCGACGCCGACTTCATCGTCAACTACTCCAACTCGAAGGAGGAGGCCGAGGCCCTGCTCACGAAGCCCGAGACGCAGGCGATCCCCGCCGTCGCGGCCGGCAAGGTCGCCCAGGTCTACGACCCCGTGACGGTGTCGTCGGTCTCGCCGCCGACCGCGCTCAGCTTCAAGTGGGAGGGCGGCATGCCCACGCTCATCGACTCGATCGCCGGGGTGCTCGCCGAGTAG
- a CDS encoding FecCD family ABC transporter permease, whose amino-acid sequence MSGPQAVSGTTASRTDADVSSADAARADDASARPPVRRRARRVGSGRAIVVLAACALALLVIVAASLALGVRSIDPGVVWQAVIGRDPANADHNVVWQLRVPRTVIGLLAGVALGLAGTLIQGVTRNPIADPGLLGLNSGASLAVVLCIAVLGVSSPLGYIWFAFGGAAAAAAVVFSIGRGQPVRLALVGAAVTAFITPLIALVLIRDPETFNQYRFWAVGSLTGRGLDVAAVLWPFILVGAVVAFVLANRLNLIALGDDVANSLGQRVGTTRLIAGIALVLLCGTATALAGPIALVGLVVPHAARRLVGADYRWIMPTALLLGPIMLLAADVIGRLIVPNAELEAGVVAAFLGAPVLIAIARSRTVAGL is encoded by the coding sequence GTGAGCGGCCCGCAGGCCGTGTCGGGCACGACGGCGTCGCGGACCGACGCCGACGTCTCGAGCGCCGACGCCGCGAGAGCCGACGACGCATCCGCCCGTCCGCCGGTGCGGCGACGCGCGCGTCGGGTCGGCTCCGGCCGGGCGATCGTCGTGCTCGCCGCGTGCGCGTTGGCGCTCCTCGTGATCGTCGCGGCGAGCCTCGCCCTCGGCGTGCGCTCGATCGACCCCGGCGTCGTCTGGCAGGCCGTCATCGGGCGCGATCCGGCGAACGCCGACCACAACGTGGTCTGGCAGCTGCGGGTGCCGCGCACCGTCATCGGCCTGCTCGCCGGCGTCGCACTCGGCCTCGCGGGCACCCTCATCCAGGGCGTCACGCGCAACCCGATCGCCGACCCCGGCCTGCTCGGCCTCAACTCCGGCGCCTCGCTCGCCGTCGTGCTCTGCATCGCCGTGCTCGGGGTGAGCTCGCCGCTCGGGTACATCTGGTTCGCGTTCGGCGGTGCGGCCGCGGCGGCGGCGGTCGTGTTCTCGATCGGTCGCGGGCAGCCCGTTCGGCTCGCACTCGTCGGCGCCGCGGTGACGGCGTTCATCACGCCCCTCATCGCGCTCGTGCTGATCCGCGACCCCGAGACGTTCAACCAGTACCGCTTCTGGGCCGTCGGCTCGCTCACGGGGCGAGGCCTCGACGTCGCCGCCGTGCTCTGGCCGTTCATCCTCGTCGGGGCGGTCGTCGCGTTCGTGCTCGCCAACCGACTCAACCTCATCGCCCTCGGCGACGACGTCGCGAACTCGCTCGGCCAGCGCGTCGGCACCACCAGGCTCATCGCCGGCATCGCGCTCGTGCTGCTCTGCGGCACCGCGACCGCGCTCGCCGGGCCGATCGCCCTCGTCGGCCTCGTCGTGCCGCACGCCGCGCGGCGGCTCGTGGGCGCCGACTACCGGTGGATCATGCCGACCGCGTTGCTGCTCGGACCGATCATGCTGCTCGCGGCCGACGTCATCGGCCGGCTCATCGTGCCGAACGCCGAGCTCGAAGCCGGGGTCGTGGCCGCGTTCCTCGGCGCCCCCGTGCTCATCGCGATCGCGAGAAGCCGAACCGTGGCGGGACTGTGA
- a CDS encoding amidase, which produces MELHELTALELHRLLQRGEVSPVELAEHYLERAERLDPAVAAFATLTPELALERARFVEAHVPRTAPLWGMPLADKDLHPRAGVPTAFGSRAFEGFVPDASDDLVQAVDAAGAVSLGKTATPEFGLPSYTEALIGRPTRNPWDPALGAGGSSGGAAAAVAAGMLPFAPGSDGGGSIRIPAAVCGLVGIKPSRGRVPSGSGLGGLAGLGVVGAIGRTVADTALLLDGIIAPAGYPVAHPFAVRAPGDDGPYLGEAIRGEGRFQVGVLTETPWDDGYEITVAPEARSALDRAISVLDAARHGVEQVPSAPEPGYPDAFRTIWQAGAATIPVDDERLERLEPLTQWLLERGRALPARQLAEALSWLSDFERRTIARFASYDAVLTPALALTPPAVGWYDGDDGERNFAQQVQVTPFTSFVNVAGLPAITIPVEFTESGLPMGVQLIGRPGGEATLFALAAQLERRLRRAPRHPPIW; this is translated from the coding sequence GTGGAACTGCACGAGCTGACCGCCCTCGAACTGCACCGACTGCTCCAGCGCGGGGAGGTGTCGCCCGTCGAGCTGGCCGAGCACTACCTCGAACGCGCCGAGCGACTCGACCCGGCGGTGGCCGCGTTCGCGACGCTCACGCCCGAGCTCGCGCTCGAACGCGCCCGGTTCGTCGAAGCGCACGTGCCGCGGACCGCGCCGCTCTGGGGCATGCCGCTCGCCGACAAGGACCTCCACCCGCGGGCGGGGGTGCCGACCGCGTTCGGCTCCCGCGCATTCGAGGGCTTCGTGCCGGATGCCTCCGACGACCTCGTGCAGGCCGTCGACGCCGCCGGCGCCGTGAGCCTCGGCAAGACCGCGACGCCCGAGTTCGGGTTGCCGTCGTACACCGAGGCGCTCATCGGGCGTCCGACGCGGAACCCGTGGGATCCGGCGCTCGGGGCGGGAGGTTCCAGCGGGGGAGCGGCGGCGGCCGTCGCCGCCGGCATGCTCCCGTTCGCGCCCGGATCCGACGGCGGCGGATCGATCCGCATCCCGGCCGCCGTGTGCGGGCTCGTCGGCATCAAGCCGTCGCGCGGACGCGTGCCGTCGGGATCCGGGCTCGGCGGGCTCGCCGGCCTCGGGGTCGTGGGGGCGATCGGCCGCACGGTCGCCGACACCGCACTGCTGCTCGACGGCATCATCGCCCCCGCCGGGTACCCCGTCGCCCACCCGTTCGCGGTGCGCGCGCCCGGCGACGACGGGCCGTACCTGGGCGAGGCGATCCGCGGCGAGGGCCGGTTCCAGGTGGGCGTGCTGACCGAGACCCCGTGGGACGACGGGTACGAGATCACCGTGGCGCCGGAGGCGCGCTCGGCGCTCGACCGCGCGATCTCGGTGCTCGACGCGGCCCGCCACGGCGTCGAGCAGGTGCCGTCGGCCCCCGAGCCCGGCTACCCCGACGCGTTCCGCACGATCTGGCAGGCGGGTGCCGCGACCATCCCCGTCGACGACGAGCGGCTCGAGCGTCTCGAACCGCTCACGCAGTGGCTGCTCGAACGCGGGCGCGCGCTGCCGGCGAGGCAGCTCGCCGAGGCGCTCTCGTGGCTGTCCGACTTCGAGCGGCGCACGATCGCGCGCTTCGCGTCGTACGACGCCGTGCTGACGCCCGCGCTCGCCCTCACGCCGCCGGCCGTGGGCTGGTACGACGGCGACGACGGCGAGCGCAACTTCGCGCAGCAGGTGCAGGTCACGCCGTTCACGTCGTTCGTCAATGTCGCGGGGCTTCCGGCGATCACGATCCCGGTCGAGTTCACCGAGTCGGGGCTGCCCATGGGCGTCCAGCTCATCGGGCGGCCCGGAGGCGAGGCGACGCTCTTCGCGCTCGCGGCGCAGCTCGAACGTCGTCTGCGGCGCGCGCCGCGGCATCCGCCCATCTGGTGA
- a CDS encoding dihydrolipoyl dehydrogenase family protein, with protein sequence MQREVDVVILGAGPVGENVADRVRAAGLEVVIVEHELVGGECSYWACVPSKVLLRSAAALRAAKRVPGAAEAVTGDLDVEAVLRRRDSWVSDWDDHGAVGWLDDAGIGLERGHGRLDGPKRVVVTRDGDDERDEAVTFVARHAVIVATGSDPVMPSIEGLAESSPWTSREATSVERPPARLAILGGGVVACEMATVFAGFGTEVVVLARSGLLGAMEPFVGDAVTAGLRGLGATVRTGVQATLVERTADGEVVLTLDDGSTVVADEVLVATGRKPRTDAIGLETVGLEPGDWLRVDEGMAVEGVPAEPSGENDSGSGTPWLYAAGDVNHRALLTHQGKYQGRAAGDLIAARAAGHPVDLAEWGVHAATADHVAVPQVVFAEPEAVAVGLTEAAATKAGRSVRTVEVSMTSASGAGILADGYEGRAKLVIDDELGTVIGATFTGQDVAELLHAATVAIVGEVPVERLWHAVPSFPTMSEIWLRLLEADGRPEARA encoded by the coding sequence ATGCAACGCGAAGTCGACGTCGTCATTCTCGGCGCTGGACCCGTGGGCGAGAACGTCGCCGACCGGGTTCGCGCCGCCGGACTCGAGGTGGTGATCGTCGAGCACGAACTCGTCGGCGGCGAATGCTCGTACTGGGCGTGCGTGCCCTCGAAGGTGCTGCTGCGCAGCGCCGCGGCCCTGCGCGCAGCCAAGCGCGTTCCGGGCGCGGCCGAGGCCGTCACGGGCGACCTCGACGTCGAGGCTGTGCTGCGTCGGCGCGACTCCTGGGTCTCCGACTGGGACGACCACGGCGCGGTCGGATGGCTCGACGACGCCGGCATCGGGCTCGAGCGCGGGCACGGGCGCCTCGACGGGCCGAAGCGCGTGGTCGTCACCCGCGACGGCGACGACGAGCGCGACGAAGCGGTGACCTTCGTGGCCCGGCACGCCGTGATCGTGGCGACCGGCTCCGACCCGGTGATGCCGTCGATCGAGGGCCTGGCCGAATCCTCGCCGTGGACGAGCCGCGAGGCGACGAGCGTGGAACGCCCGCCCGCGAGACTCGCGATCCTCGGCGGCGGCGTGGTCGCGTGCGAGATGGCGACCGTGTTCGCGGGCTTCGGCACCGAGGTGGTCGTGCTCGCGCGCAGCGGGCTGCTCGGCGCCATGGAGCCGTTCGTGGGCGACGCGGTGACCGCGGGCCTCAGAGGGCTCGGCGCGACGGTGCGCACGGGCGTGCAGGCCACGCTCGTCGAGCGCACGGCCGACGGCGAGGTCGTGCTCACGCTCGACGACGGATCGACCGTGGTCGCCGACGAGGTGCTCGTGGCGACCGGCCGCAAGCCCCGCACCGACGCGATCGGCCTCGAGACCGTCGGGCTCGAACCCGGCGACTGGCTACGGGTCGACGAGGGCATGGCGGTCGAGGGCGTGCCGGCCGAGCCCTCCGGCGAGAATGATTCCGGCTCGGGCACCCCGTGGCTCTACGCGGCGGGCGACGTGAACCATCGCGCCCTGCTCACCCACCAGGGCAAGTACCAGGGGCGCGCGGCGGGCGACCTCATCGCGGCGCGCGCCGCGGGGCATCCGGTCGACCTCGCCGAATGGGGCGTGCATGCCGCGACGGCCGACCACGTGGCAGTGCCGCAGGTCGTCTTCGCCGAGCCCGAGGCGGTCGCGGTCGGGCTCACCGAGGCGGCCGCGACGAAGGCCGGTCGCTCGGTGCGCACCGTGGAGGTGTCGATGACCTCCGCCAGTGGTGCCGGCATTCTCGCCGACGGCTACGAGGGCCGAGCGAAGCTCGTGATCGACGACGAGCTCGGCACCGTGATCGGGGCGACCTTCACCGGGCAGGATGTCGCGGAGCTGCTGCACGCCGCGACCGTCGCGATCGTCGGCGAGGTGCCCGTCGAACGGTTGTGGCACGCGGTGCCGTCGTTCCCGACGATGAGCGAGATCTGGTTGCGGCTGCTCGAGGCCGACGGACGACCGGAGGCCCGGGCATGA
- a CDS encoding Fe-S oxidoreductase: protein MSRSPIRLTDSPISRAGFWWATCVGFVWGSLWSTGRVERRNGLFVFTGMPKWTFGRGGSCVGACYLTNRNDSDIVLGHEAVHKQQWLKYGMLLPFLYLLAGRDPLKNRFEIEAGLEAGGYLPKRRRPDAARRAR from the coding sequence ATGAGCCGGAGCCCGATCCGGCTCACCGATTCACCCATCAGCCGCGCCGGCTTCTGGTGGGCGACGTGCGTGGGCTTCGTGTGGGGCTCGCTCTGGAGCACGGGCCGCGTCGAGCGCCGCAACGGCCTGTTCGTGTTCACGGGCATGCCGAAGTGGACGTTCGGCCGCGGCGGCTCGTGCGTCGGCGCCTGCTACCTCACGAACCGCAACGACTCCGACATCGTGCTCGGCCACGAGGCCGTGCACAAGCAGCAGTGGCTGAAGTACGGCATGCTGCTGCCGTTCCTGTACCTGCTCGCCGGCCGCGATCCGCTGAAGAACCGGTTCGAGATCGAGGCCGGGCTCGAGGCGGGCGGGTACCTGCCGAAGCGACGGCGACCGGATGCCGCGCGGCGGGCGCGCTGA
- a CDS encoding PspA/IM30 family protein, translating to MTKQSIFGRISTLLRANVNALIDQAEDPQKMLDQMVRDFTNSIADAEAAIAETIGNLRLLEDDHREDVEAARTWGEKAIAASRKGDELRTAGDTAGADKFDNLAKVALGRQISAENEARAAEPQIASQTQVVDQLKSGLNGMKEKLVQLKNKRSELVARAKTADAQRQVHDAVKSIDILDPTSELGRFEDKIRREEAVVRGQAELAASSLDAQFNELDDLGELTEVDARLAALKAGGGSQGAISG from the coding sequence ATGACCAAGCAGTCCATCTTCGGAAGGATCTCCACCCTTCTCCGCGCGAACGTGAACGCGCTCATCGACCAGGCCGAAGACCCGCAGAAGATGCTCGACCAGATGGTACGCGACTTCACGAACAGCATCGCCGACGCCGAGGCCGCGATCGCCGAGACCATCGGCAACCTGCGCCTGCTCGAGGACGACCACCGCGAAGACGTCGAGGCCGCCCGCACGTGGGGCGAGAAGGCGATCGCGGCGAGCCGCAAGGGCGACGAGCTGCGCACCGCGGGCGACACCGCCGGCGCCGACAAGTTCGACAACCTCGCCAAGGTCGCCCTCGGGCGCCAGATCTCGGCCGAGAACGAGGCGCGTGCCGCCGAGCCGCAGATCGCCTCCCAGACCCAGGTCGTCGACCAGCTGAAGTCCGGCCTGAACGGCATGAAGGAGAAGCTGGTCCAGCTGAAGAACAAGCGGTCCGAGCTCGTCGCCCGGGCGAAGACCGCCGATGCGCAGCGCCAGGTGCACGACGCCGTGAAGTCGATCGACATCCTCGACCCGACGAGCGAGCTCGGCCGCTTCGAAGACAAGATCCGTCGCGAGGAGGCCGTCGTCCGCGGTCAGGCCGAGCTCGCCGCGTCGAGCCTCGACGCGCAGTTCAACGAGCTCGACGACCTCGGCGAGCTCACCGAGGTCGACGCGCGTCTCGCCGCCCTCAAGGCCGGGGGCGGCAGCCAGGGAGCGATCTCCGGCTGA
- a CDS encoding FecCD family ABC transporter permease, whose translation MTTTTEAVTTPVRDVEAVRLTVAAVRRRNRRRLVVTLVVGAALGLAFALIAISSGAASVSPDRVLATLFGQGDRTEQLVVFTLRLPRILAAVFVGAAFGLAGAVFQAVLRNPLASPDILGVSTGASLGAVWAILGLGLAGVVVSGFALAGALLVALIIWATAWRQGLHGIRFVLVGVGLAYVCGSLIAWLLARAEIRQAQAALLWTVGSVSDVRGDALTILMIGVVIGCLLAAVFAHGLPVLALGDDHASSLGVRTNVRRGILLLIAVLLIAIATSVAGPVAFVALIAPAIARRLVDDGSAALTASVMTGAVLTLGADVIGQFALPDFTAPVGIVTGLIGAPYMLWLLARTERRGRA comes from the coding sequence ATGACGACGACGACCGAAGCCGTCACCACGCCTGTCCGTGATGTCGAGGCCGTGCGGCTGACCGTGGCAGCCGTCCGCCGTCGCAACCGGCGGCGACTCGTCGTCACGCTCGTCGTCGGCGCGGCCCTCGGACTCGCCTTCGCGCTCATCGCGATCTCGTCGGGCGCCGCGAGCGTGTCGCCCGACCGCGTGCTCGCGACCCTCTTCGGCCAGGGCGACCGCACCGAGCAGCTCGTCGTCTTCACGCTGCGGCTGCCGCGCATCCTCGCGGCCGTGTTCGTCGGCGCCGCGTTCGGCCTCGCCGGCGCGGTGTTCCAAGCCGTGCTCCGCAATCCGCTCGCGAGCCCTGACATCCTCGGCGTCTCGACCGGAGCGAGCCTCGGCGCCGTCTGGGCGATCCTCGGGCTCGGCCTCGCGGGCGTCGTCGTGTCGGGCTTCGCGCTCGCCGGCGCGCTCCTCGTCGCGCTGATCATCTGGGCGACCGCGTGGCGACAGGGCCTGCACGGCATCCGGTTCGTGCTCGTGGGCGTCGGGCTCGCCTACGTGTGCGGCTCGCTCATCGCCTGGCTGCTCGCGCGCGCCGAGATCCGGCAGGCGCAGGCGGCCCTGCTCTGGACCGTGGGCAGCGTCTCCGATGTGCGCGGCGATGCGCTCACGATCCTCATGATCGGGGTCGTCATCGGATGCCTCCTCGCCGCCGTGTTCGCCCACGGGCTGCCGGTGCTCGCGCTCGGCGACGACCACGCGTCCTCGCTCGGCGTGCGCACGAACGTGCGCCGCGGCATCCTGCTGCTCATCGCCGTGCTGCTCATCGCGATCGCGACCTCCGTCGCGGGGCCCGTGGCGTTCGTCGCGCTCATCGCGCCCGCCATCGCGCGGCGACTCGTCGACGACGGCAGCGCCGCGCTCACCGCGTCGGTCATGACGGGCGCCGTGCTCACGCTCGGCGCCGACGTGATCGGCCAGTTCGCCCTGCCGGACTTCACCGCGCCCGTCGGCATCGTGACCGGGCTGATCGGCGCGCCCTACATGCTGTGGCTGCTCGCCCGCACCGAGAGGAGGGGCCGCGCATGA
- a CDS encoding ABC transporter ATP-binding protein — protein MTALPASVPPSDPSTASSATPSTPSRSALASEPVGLAAEGVSLGYDGRRVIDGLDLVIPNGRITAIVGPNACGKSTLLRGFARLHQLEGGRVTLDGRDVAGMPRRELARRVGMLPQSSIAPDGVRVAELVGRGRYPHQGWFGRHSSDDDRFVAEALAATGIADLAERRLEELSGGQRQRVWIAMVLAQQTDIVLLDEPTTYLDVTHQLELLDLLTDLNRERGTTVVMVLHELNLAARYADHLVVMSAGSIIAEGGPADILTPETVRRAFALEASVIPDPVAGSPMIVPVGRFHTAALHTAALDGASLDGGASRES, from the coding sequence ATGACCGCACTCCCCGCATCCGTTCCGCCGTCGGACCCGTCGACGGCGTCGTCGGCGACACCGTCGACACCGTCGCGCTCCGCCCTCGCCTCCGAGCCCGTCGGCCTCGCCGCCGAGGGCGTCAGCCTCGGGTACGACGGCCGCCGGGTCATCGACGGGCTCGACCTCGTCATCCCGAACGGGCGCATCACGGCGATCGTCGGCCCCAACGCGTGCGGCAAGTCGACCCTGCTGCGCGGGTTCGCCCGTCTGCACCAGCTCGAGGGCGGCCGGGTCACGCTCGACGGCCGCGACGTCGCGGGGATGCCGCGCCGAGAGCTCGCGCGCCGGGTCGGCATGCTGCCGCAGTCCTCGATCGCGCCCGACGGCGTGCGCGTGGCCGAGCTCGTGGGCCGCGGGCGCTACCCGCACCAGGGCTGGTTCGGCCGGCACTCGAGCGACGACGACCGGTTCGTGGCCGAGGCCCTGGCCGCGACGGGCATCGCCGACCTCGCCGAGCGTCGCCTCGAGGAGCTCTCGGGCGGCCAGCGCCAGCGCGTCTGGATCGCCATGGTGCTCGCGCAGCAGACCGACATCGTGCTGCTCGACGAGCCCACGACCTACCTCGACGTGACGCACCAGCTCGAGCTGCTCGACCTGCTCACCGACCTGAACCGGGAGCGCGGCACGACGGTCGTGATGGTGCTCCACGAGTTGAACCTCGCGGCGCGCTACGCCGACCACCTGGTGGTGATGTCGGCCGGGTCGATCATCGCCGAGGGCGGCCCCGCCGACATCCTCACCCCCGAGACCGTGCGTCGGGCCTTCGCGCTCGAGGCGTCGGTGATCCCTGATCCGGTCGCGGGGTCGCCCATGATCGTGCCCGTCGGCCGGTTCCACACGGCGGCGCTCCACACGGCCGCGCTCGACGGGGCCTCGCTCGACGGGGGAGCGTCGCGCGAATCGTGA
- a CDS encoding arginase family protein, whose product MPATFVVVPLWQGSISSRAMSLADGAAAIRGDLPANATVTVEVPVEAGESLGTGIRRYSAVLRTRERTEEALAAVTGTAITVGGDCGVALPGVAHAARRSNGGLAVLWLDAHPDLNTPDSSPSGGFGGMALRHIAGEGADGLALEGESRVAPNRLVLGGVRAIDAEEHRFIDEHGIDVLTVEDLSDPSVVIASLEATGASRVYVHIDLDVLDPSALAGLSYPMPFGVDATTLVALVKAVVARFPLAGAAITGFAPSTPEAADDDLPTILRLVGALASGAAADAEGDPAASVAPQA is encoded by the coding sequence ATGCCCGCAACGTTCGTCGTCGTCCCGCTCTGGCAGGGCTCCATCTCCTCCCGCGCGATGAGCCTCGCCGATGGCGCAGCGGCCATCCGGGGCGATCTCCCCGCGAACGCGACCGTCACCGTCGAGGTGCCCGTCGAGGCCGGCGAATCGCTCGGCACGGGCATCCGCCGCTACAGCGCGGTGCTGCGAACCCGGGAACGCACCGAAGAGGCCCTCGCGGCCGTCACGGGCACGGCCATCACGGTCGGCGGCGACTGCGGCGTCGCGCTTCCCGGCGTGGCCCACGCGGCACGTCGATCGAACGGCGGGCTCGCCGTGCTCTGGCTCGACGCGCACCCCGACCTCAACACCCCCGACTCCTCGCCGTCGGGCGGCTTCGGCGGCATGGCCCTGCGCCACATCGCCGGCGAGGGCGCCGACGGCCTCGCCCTCGAGGGCGAGAGCCGGGTCGCCCCGAATCGGCTCGTGCTCGGCGGCGTGCGCGCGATCGACGCCGAGGAGCACCGCTTCATCGACGAGCACGGCATCGACGTGCTCACCGTCGAGGACCTCTCCGACCCGAGCGTCGTCATCGCCTCGCTCGAGGCCACGGGCGCCTCGCGCGTGTACGTGCACATCGACCTCGACGTGCTCGACCCCTCGGCGCTCGCCGGGCTGTCCTACCCGATGCCCTTCGGCGTCGACGCGACGACCCTCGTCGCGCTCGTGAAGGCCGTGGTCGCACGATTCCCCCTCGCGGGCGCGGCGATCACCGGATTCGCCCCGAGTACGCCCGAAGCCGCCGACGACGACCTGCCCACGATCCTGCGACTCGTGGGCGCGCTCGCGAGCGGTGCCGCGGCCGATGCCGAGGGCGACCCCGCGGCATCCGTCGCACCTCAGGCCTGA
- a CDS encoding GNAT family N-acetyltransferase: protein MLEEEYQMRRRLPPHLRKPPQPEAPFTFEIRDAVAADLPAVREIYNYYVANSTVTFDEDAMTLREWKAKFAALTKQGMPFIVAQSPSGQLLGYALVAPWKPKRAYRFTVENSIYLGPAAAGKGLGRALLGELIERSKAAGLKEMLAVIADQGAEASIALHEKFGFTEIGRMGRVGFKFDRWLGTVLLQRSLK from the coding sequence ATGCTCGAGGAGGAATACCAGATGCGCCGCCGGCTGCCGCCGCACCTGCGCAAGCCGCCGCAGCCCGAGGCGCCGTTCACCTTCGAGATCCGCGACGCCGTGGCCGCCGACCTGCCCGCCGTGCGGGAGATCTACAACTACTACGTCGCGAACTCGACCGTCACCTTCGATGAAGACGCGATGACGCTCAGGGAGTGGAAGGCGAAGTTCGCAGCCCTGACCAAGCAGGGCATGCCCTTCATCGTCGCCCAGTCGCCGTCGGGTCAGCTGCTCGGCTACGCGCTCGTCGCGCCCTGGAAGCCGAAGCGGGCCTACCGGTTCACGGTCGAGAACTCGATCTACCTCGGGCCCGCCGCCGCCGGCAAGGGGCTCGGCCGTGCGCTGCTCGGCGAGCTCATCGAGCGGTCGAAGGCCGCCGGGCTCAAGGAGATGCTCGCCGTCATCGCCGACCAGGGCGCCGAGGCGTCGATCGCGCTGCACGAGAAGTTCGGGTTCACCGAGATCGGGCGCATGGGCCGGGTCGGATTCAAGTTCGACCGGTGGCTCGGCACGGTGCTGCTGCAGCGCTCGCTGAAGTAA